From the genome of Haloarcula limicola, one region includes:
- a CDS encoding HAD family hydrolase, producing the protein MTTALCFDLDGTLVHRTEPHEAVTRATLDAHGFDATDALVRIAEETFRAAKRDLEPNPFERSMRAVVAEAGGDGDPETMVETLRERAYATTEVPDAARESLSALGEDEALGVITNGTREWQVGKLEHHGLLDAFDAVVTSYEAGAHKPDSAPFDLLRERLPADEYVMVGDDYEADVEGARSAGFVPIHYEDGDDGPDLWATIDALL; encoded by the coding sequence ATGACGACGGCGCTGTGTTTCGACCTCGACGGGACGCTGGTCCACCGGACGGAGCCCCACGAGGCGGTCACGCGGGCGACGCTCGACGCCCACGGCTTCGACGCGACCGACGCGCTCGTGCGGATTGCCGAGGAAACGTTTCGAGCGGCCAAGCGCGACCTCGAACCGAACCCCTTCGAGCGGTCGATGCGGGCCGTCGTCGCCGAGGCCGGCGGAGACGGCGATCCCGAGACGATGGTCGAGACGCTCCGAGAGCGAGCGTACGCGACGACCGAGGTGCCCGACGCGGCCCGCGAGAGCCTCTCGGCGCTCGGCGAGGACGAGGCGCTCGGCGTGATAACGAACGGCACGCGGGAGTGGCAGGTCGGCAAGCTCGAACACCACGGCCTGCTCGACGCGTTCGACGCTGTCGTCACCTCCTACGAGGCCGGCGCGCACAAACCCGATTCCGCGCCGTTCGACCTGCTCCGCGAACGGCTCCCCGCCGACGAGTACGTCATGGTCGGCGACGATTACGAGGCGGACGTCGAGGGCGCGCGATCGGCGGGATTCGTCCCGATTCATTACGAGGACGGGGACGACGGCCCGGACCTGTGGGCCACTATCGACGCGCTGCTGTAG
- a CDS encoding RNA-binding domain-containing protein, protein MSVVYSVDVEITVPVNDTEVTARVADAVRNLFPEADPAHREGGLVAEVHTMEGFSQKLHEAEILDTARSVFFDTLSGDTFSFDLKKQAAFEGRVNFAVGEASELGDIHVEVTVREPDAESYIDAVAPPTEDGKPVDPE, encoded by the coding sequence ATGAGCGTCGTCTACAGCGTCGACGTGGAGATCACGGTTCCGGTCAACGACACCGAGGTCACCGCCCGGGTCGCCGACGCCGTCCGGAACCTCTTCCCGGAGGCCGACCCCGCCCACCGCGAGGGCGGACTCGTCGCCGAGGTCCACACGATGGAGGGCTTCTCCCAGAAGCTCCACGAGGCCGAGATCCTCGACACCGCCCGCTCCGTCTTCTTCGACACCCTCTCGGGCGACACCTTCTCGTTCGACCTGAAGAAACAGGCGGCCTTCGAGGGGCGGGTCAACTTCGCCGTCGGCGAGGCCTCCGAACTGGGCGACATCCACGTCGAGGTGACGGTACGCGAACCCGACGCCGAGTCGTATATCGACGCCGTCGCGCCGCCGACCGAGGACGGCAAGCCGGTCGACCCCGAATGA
- a CDS encoding AAA family ATPase: MTVIGIVGLPGSGKSEAANVAADMGVPVVTMGDVIRQECRDRGLDPASDHGRIAQALREENGPGAIAERSLPLIEDELAESDTVLVDGIRSDVEVEAFREAFGESFLLIEVDAPFELRAERLDLRGRDDMNDETGESLTDRDERELGFGMGKAIEMADVTIENAETLAAFQRKVRTLLREGAEEIER; this comes from the coding sequence ATGACAGTTATCGGGATCGTCGGGCTCCCCGGCAGCGGCAAGAGCGAGGCGGCCAACGTCGCCGCCGACATGGGGGTGCCGGTCGTGACGATGGGCGACGTCATCCGCCAGGAGTGCCGCGACCGGGGGTTGGACCCCGCGAGCGACCACGGGCGGATCGCACAGGCGCTGCGCGAGGAGAACGGCCCGGGTGCCATCGCCGAGCGGTCGCTGCCGCTCATCGAGGACGAACTGGCCGAGAGCGACACCGTCCTCGTCGACGGCATCCGTTCGGACGTGGAGGTCGAGGCGTTCCGCGAGGCCTTCGGCGAGTCGTTCCTGCTGATCGAGGTCGACGCGCCCTTCGAGCTGCGCGCGGAGCGACTGGACCTGCGCGGGCGCGACGACATGAACGACGAGACCGGGGAGTCGCTCACCGACAGAGACGAGCGCGAACTGGGCTTCGGCATGGGAAAGGCCATCGAGATGGCCGATGTGACCATCGAGAACGCGGAGACGCTCGCGGCGTTCCAACGGAAGGTGCGCACGCTGCTCCGCGAGGGCGCGGAGGAGATCGAGCGATGA
- a CDS encoding polyprenyl synthetase family protein, with product MEHLERRRDRVEERLEAVLDGVEPEQLAEEVRHVALSGGKRVRPTVTVLVCEALGGEPDDALDFGVGIELVHNASLVIDDIIDESEVRRGTPAAWTAFGHGPAIIASDGLLGEAFALFSADERAMQTVSEAMVELGEGEATELVAQPTNEREYMELARRKTGALFRAAAELGAIAADADAYTVEAMGEYAERVGVAFQMRDDVLDATADAETLGKPTGHDAEMERPSLVEVTEMTAEEANERARAESDAALEALETTNAPDSQSMEYLRDLAEFVVVRER from the coding sequence ATGGAGCATCTGGAGCGGCGTCGTGACCGCGTCGAGGAGCGGCTGGAGGCGGTCCTCGACGGCGTCGAACCCGAGCAGTTGGCCGAGGAGGTCCGACACGTCGCGCTCTCGGGGGGTAAACGCGTGCGACCGACGGTCACGGTGCTGGTCTGTGAGGCGCTGGGCGGCGAACCGGACGACGCGCTGGATTTCGGCGTCGGCATCGAGCTGGTCCACAACGCGTCGCTGGTCATCGACGACATCATCGACGAGTCGGAGGTGCGCCGCGGGACGCCGGCGGCGTGGACGGCGTTCGGCCACGGCCCCGCTATCATCGCCTCCGACGGCCTATTGGGGGAGGCGTTCGCGCTGTTCTCGGCGGACGAGCGGGCGATGCAGACGGTCTCCGAGGCGATGGTCGAACTCGGCGAGGGCGAGGCGACCGAACTGGTCGCTCAGCCGACCAACGAGCGGGAGTACATGGAACTCGCTCGCCGGAAGACCGGCGCGCTGTTCCGGGCGGCCGCGGAACTGGGCGCGATCGCGGCCGACGCCGACGCGTACACCGTCGAGGCGATGGGCGAGTACGCGGAGCGGGTGGGCGTGGCGTTTCAGATGCGCGACGACGTGCTGGACGCGACGGCCGACGCCGAGACGCTCGGCAAGCCGACGGGTCACGACGCCGAGATGGAGCGACCGTCGCTGGTCGAGGTAACGGAGATGACCGCCGAGGAGGCCAACGAGCGAGCGCGTGCGGAATCGGACGCCGCGCTGGAGGCCTTGGAGACGACGAACGCGCCGGACTCGCAGTCGATGGAGTACTTACGCGACCTCGCGGAGTTCGTGGTCGTGCGCGAACGGTAG
- a CDS encoding electron transfer flavoprotein subunit alpha/FixB family protein: MTVLTVAEHRRGELRDVSLEALTAGRELADEAGVELHTAVVGGDVEAFADRLNREGVETIHTIDESEEFNHDVYVQAVAQLADAVSPQFLLLPNTVNGLDYAPAVASRLDRPLVTDVVDLEYDGELTATRELYGSKVETTIDVHSETPAVTVRPAEWPAATGTGDATVESFDVDIDESAVRSTVTGFEEVSGGDVDISDADVLVSVGRGIEEEENLDMIRDLAEALDATVSASRPIIDNGWLEKNRQVGQSGKVVTPDVYIAIGISGAVQHVAGMKGSDTIVAINSDPNAPIFDIADYGIVDDLFEVVPALIEQFEG, encoded by the coding sequence GTGACGGTCCTCACCGTCGCCGAACACCGCCGGGGCGAACTCCGAGACGTGAGCCTCGAAGCGCTGACGGCCGGACGAGAACTCGCAGACGAGGCCGGCGTCGAGCTCCACACCGCGGTCGTCGGCGGCGACGTCGAGGCCTTCGCCGACCGGTTGAACCGCGAGGGCGTCGAGACGATACACACGATCGACGAGAGCGAGGAGTTCAACCACGACGTGTACGTGCAGGCGGTGGCACAGCTGGCGGACGCCGTCTCCCCACAGTTCCTGCTGCTCCCGAACACCGTCAACGGCTTGGACTACGCGCCCGCCGTCGCCAGTCGCCTCGACAGACCGCTGGTGACCGACGTCGTCGACCTCGAATACGACGGCGAACTCACGGCGACGCGGGAACTGTACGGTTCGAAGGTCGAGACGACTATCGACGTCCACAGCGAGACTCCCGCAGTGACCGTCCGCCCCGCCGAGTGGCCGGCAGCGACGGGGACCGGCGACGCCACTGTCGAGTCCTTCGACGTGGACATCGACGAGTCGGCCGTCCGCTCGACGGTCACCGGGTTCGAGGAGGTGAGCGGCGGCGACGTCGACATCAGCGACGCGGACGTGCTCGTCTCGGTGGGTCGCGGCATCGAGGAGGAGGAGAACCTCGACATGATCCGCGACCTCGCCGAGGCGCTCGACGCAACGGTATCCGCTTCTCGGCCCATCATCGACAACGGCTGGCTGGAGAAGAACAGGCAGGTCGGCCAGTCGGGGAAGGTCGTCACGCCCGACGTCTACATCGCCATCGGCATCTCCGGGGCGGTCCAGCACGTCGCCGGGATGAAGGGGAGCGACACCATCGTCGCCATCAACTCCGACCCCAACGCGCCCATCTTCGACATCGCCGACTACGGCATCGTCGACGACCTCTTCGAGGTGGTGCCCGCGCTCATCGAGCAGTTCGAGGGATAG
- a CDS encoding electron transfer flavoprotein subunit beta/FixA family protein, which translates to MKILVTVKQVAVVEDEFEIDGLSIDDRYVTDDLNEWDDYAVEAAVQIREAGEDVEVVAVTIGDADTEDTIRQALAKGADRAIRVWDDALAEAGLLDPETKARLLAAVAEEEDPDLVLTGVQSADDGFGATGVTLAEKIGFEWAAVVNALDLDRKAGVAHVHRELEGGVDELTDVSLPAVLTIQTGINEPRYASLRGIRQAQSKELAEYGLSDLGLSAADVESPLEQTALYEPESESDATVFEGSAEETAAELAGVLRERGVGQ; encoded by the coding sequence ATGAAAATCCTTGTCACGGTGAAACAGGTGGCCGTCGTCGAAGACGAGTTCGAGATAGACGGGCTGTCCATCGACGACCGCTACGTCACCGACGACCTCAACGAGTGGGACGACTACGCCGTCGAGGCGGCCGTCCAGATACGGGAGGCGGGCGAGGACGTGGAGGTCGTCGCCGTGACGATCGGCGACGCCGACACCGAGGACACCATCCGGCAGGCGCTGGCGAAGGGGGCCGACCGCGCGATACGCGTCTGGGACGACGCGCTGGCCGAGGCGGGACTGCTCGACCCCGAGACGAAGGCGCGGCTGCTCGCGGCCGTCGCCGAGGAGGAGGACCCGGACCTCGTGTTGACCGGCGTGCAGTCGGCCGACGACGGGTTCGGCGCGACCGGCGTGACGCTGGCCGAGAAGATAGGGTTCGAGTGGGCCGCCGTCGTCAACGCGCTGGACTTGGATCGGAAGGCGGGCGTCGCCCACGTCCACCGCGAACTGGAGGGCGGCGTCGACGAACTGACCGACGTCTCGCTCCCGGCGGTCCTGACCATCCAGACGGGGATCAACGAGCCGCGCTACGCCAGCCTTCGCGGGATTCGACAGGCCCAGAGCAAGGAACTGGCCGAGTACGGCCTCTCTGACCTCGGGCTCTCGGCGGCCGATGTCGAGAGTCCGCTGGAACAGACCGCCCTCTACGAACCGGAAAGCGAGAGCGACGCGACGGTGTTCGAGGGAAGCGCCGAGGAGACGGCCGCCGAACTCGCCGGCGTGCTCCGCGAGAGGGGGGTGGGCCAGTGA
- a CDS encoding helix-turn-helix transcriptional regulator, with translation MVPRAPAVFLVLLVVASVATPVAASVVAPTRPAQQTTPTETPTPVTENTTFYVQIQPNGDARWTVTDTYALEDQNDTDAFESLAQEYVDGETDTRWEAAFREANERATAATGREMNITGMSRDYVVNERRGTLILEFTWTDFATVERGRLVVGDAFETPEGTWFRSLGENQRLVISAPAGYGVQNSPPRTAVIDGELRFEGPRTFEPDYLEIVYTGNPDRSPTDTPERPAGLFGNVPFWFGAVLMLVVGLVVAVGYINWQGNLDLPPAGASGTDTGGGDGGGAAGAVASGVATDGADESGAAAASDDGDEETDVTLLSDEERVERLLDRNGGRMKQARIVKETGWSNAKVSQLLSAMDEDGRIDKLRIGRENLISFPDEDVTEIDE, from the coding sequence ATGGTCCCGCGGGCCCCCGCTGTCTTCCTCGTCCTCCTCGTCGTGGCGTCGGTAGCGACGCCGGTCGCGGCGTCGGTGGTCGCCCCCACGCGGCCGGCACAGCAGACGACGCCGACCGAGACGCCGACGCCGGTCACCGAGAACACGACGTTTTACGTCCAGATACAGCCCAACGGCGACGCCCGCTGGACCGTCACGGATACGTACGCGTTGGAAGACCAGAACGACACGGACGCCTTCGAATCGCTGGCCCAGGAGTACGTAGACGGTGAGACGGACACCCGGTGGGAAGCGGCGTTCCGCGAGGCCAACGAGCGGGCGACGGCGGCGACGGGCCGGGAGATGAACATCACCGGGATGAGCCGGGACTACGTCGTCAACGAGCGACGAGGGACGCTCATTCTCGAATTTACGTGGACGGACTTCGCCACCGTCGAACGGGGGCGACTCGTCGTCGGCGACGCGTTCGAGACGCCCGAGGGGACGTGGTTCAGGAGCCTCGGCGAGAACCAGCGACTCGTCATCTCGGCCCCGGCGGGGTACGGCGTCCAGAACTCGCCGCCGCGAACGGCCGTCATCGACGGCGAACTCCGATTCGAGGGACCGCGGACGTTCGAACCGGATTATCTCGAGATCGTCTACACCGGCAACCCCGACCGCTCCCCGACCGACACGCCCGAACGGCCGGCCGGCCTCTTCGGGAACGTCCCCTTCTGGTTCGGGGCCGTCCTCATGCTCGTCGTCGGACTCGTCGTCGCGGTCGGGTACATCAACTGGCAGGGTAACCTCGACCTTCCGCCCGCGGGCGCGAGCGGGACAGATACTGGCGGCGGTGACGGCGGTGGCGCGGCCGGGGCCGTCGCGAGCGGGGTGGCGACCGACGGGGCCGACGAGTCGGGCGCCGCCGCTGCGTCCGACGACGGCGACGAGGAGACCGACGTCACGCTCTTGAGCGACGAGGAGCGCGTCGAGCGCCTGCTCGACCGGAACGGCGGGCGGATGAAGCAGGCCCGCATCGTCAAGGAGACCGGCTGGTCGAACGCCAAGGTCTCCCAGTTGCTCTCCGCGATGGACGAGGACGGCCGTATCGACAAGCTCCGGATCGGGCGGGAGAACCTCATCTCCTTCCCCGACGAGGACGTCACCGAGATCGACGAGTAG
- a CDS encoding DUF7096 domain-containing protein, giving the protein MRTLSALLVALLFVGAAVAPAAGWSASATQSQTAVPPAPRVATIENTTNHLTIPDSEVRTSSFNESGIDVGTAVAAGSTSLHQRHEAAAFESRFGRLDSEFERTQHIRRALSNIESEEAELDRRQQTAIRRYANGEITATEFLRVRSMVDTESRELTQRLNRVKSTAEIAPDYSTSDGMTTRINDVLGNLRTLQGPVGEQLTESMSGADGADVVYLESSTDAYMLATIDGSQYVRETRLGSQRAPNLTDTFAEADGDRLVAAVERGRELYPWTYQRQLPSVNAYGDTGIYRLAAQTSNGQLTFFLDGGTTNVFYELQHRDLNSVRTSSTETAFEEGLRVTIDQSYETGPLVMSVVEEDSSEPVDGTVEINGQPVGRTGSNGHLWTVQPRGSYTINVTTENGTEISVPVFPE; this is encoded by the coding sequence ATGCGAACCCTCTCCGCCCTCCTCGTCGCACTCCTGTTCGTCGGTGCGGCGGTCGCTCCTGCCGCCGGCTGGAGCGCGTCGGCGACACAGTCACAGACGGCCGTGCCCCCGGCCCCGCGTGTCGCCACCATCGAGAACACCACCAACCACCTGACGATCCCCGACAGCGAGGTCAGGACGTCGTCGTTCAACGAGAGCGGCATCGACGTCGGCACGGCCGTCGCCGCCGGGTCGACGTCGCTCCATCAGCGCCACGAGGCCGCGGCGTTCGAGTCGCGCTTCGGACGCCTCGATTCGGAGTTCGAGCGCACCCAACACATCCGTCGGGCGCTGTCGAACATCGAGTCCGAGGAAGCCGAGCTCGACCGCAGACAGCAGACGGCGATCCGACGGTACGCCAACGGGGAGATAACCGCGACCGAGTTCCTCCGGGTCCGATCGATGGTCGATACGGAGTCGAGAGAACTCACGCAGCGACTCAACCGCGTCAAGAGCACCGCGGAAATAGCGCCGGATTACTCGACGAGCGACGGGATGACGACCCGGATAAACGACGTCCTCGGGAACCTGCGGACGCTGCAGGGACCGGTCGGCGAGCAGTTGACCGAGTCGATGTCCGGTGCCGACGGCGCGGACGTCGTCTATCTCGAATCCTCGACGGACGCGTACATGCTCGCCACCATCGACGGGAGCCAGTACGTCCGCGAGACGCGTCTGGGAAGCCAGCGAGCGCCGAACCTGACCGACACGTTCGCGGAAGCCGACGGCGATCGCCTCGTGGCCGCGGTCGAGCGCGGACGGGAGCTGTATCCGTGGACGTACCAGCGACAACTCCCCAGCGTCAACGCCTACGGCGACACCGGGATCTACCGGCTGGCCGCCCAGACCAGCAACGGTCAGCTGACGTTCTTCCTAGACGGCGGGACCACAAACGTCTTCTACGAACTCCAGCACCGCGACCTGAATAGCGTGCGAACGTCGAGTACCGAGACGGCCTTCGAGGAGGGCCTCCGGGTGACCATCGACCAGTCCTACGAGACCGGCCCCCTGGTCATGTCGGTAGTCGAAGAGGATTCCTCGGAACCCGTCGACGGGACGGTCGAGATCAACGGACAGCCGGTCGGTCGAACCGGGTCGAACGGTCACCTCTGGACGGTACAGCCTCGCGGCTCGTACACGATCAACGTGACTACAGAGAACGGAACGGAGATCTCGGTGCCCGTGTTTCCGGAGTGA
- a CDS encoding methyltransferase domain-containing protein, with translation MGVLENKARARTFYKYLSKVYDQINPFIWDERMRDEAIEMLGLSADDRVLDVGCGTGFATEGLLEHVDTVYGLDQSPHQLSKAYQKFGKRGDVRFHLGDAERLPFRDDAFDVVWSSGSIEYWPNPVVALRECRRITKPGGQVLIVGPDYPNSTIFQKLADAIMLFYDESEATRMFEAAGYEAFEHHIQQSRPGSPRAITTIAQVPE, from the coding sequence ATGGGAGTCCTCGAAAACAAGGCCCGCGCGCGGACGTTTTACAAGTATCTCTCGAAGGTGTACGACCAGATCAACCCCTTCATCTGGGACGAGCGGATGCGCGACGAAGCCATCGAGATGCTGGGACTCTCCGCCGACGATCGGGTGCTCGACGTCGGCTGTGGCACCGGTTTCGCCACCGAAGGACTCCTCGAACACGTCGACACCGTCTACGGACTGGACCAGAGCCCCCACCAGTTATCGAAGGCCTACCAGAAGTTCGGCAAGCGCGGCGACGTTCGCTTTCACTTGGGCGACGCGGAGCGACTTCCGTTCAGAGACGACGCCTTCGACGTCGTCTGGTCGTCCGGTTCCATCGAGTACTGGCCGAATCCCGTCGTCGCGCTGCGGGAGTGCCGTCGTATCACGAAACCCGGCGGACAGGTGCTCATCGTCGGTCCGGACTACCCCAACTCCACGATCTTCCAGAAGTTGGCCGACGCCATCATGCTGTTTTACGACGAGAGCGAGGCCACGCGGATGTTCGAAGCCGCCGGCTACGAGGCGTTCGAACACCACATTCAACAGTCCCGTCCCGGGAGCCCGCGGGCGATCACGACGATCGCGCAAGTGCCCGAGTAG
- the ahaH gene encoding ATP synthase archaeal subunit H, giving the protein MPRPEVLDRIKEAEQEADEIVAEAEEDRDERLAEARERAEEIREQAREEAESDADARLEAARKEIEEERAELIAEGENAREELEAEAAGREDEVVEYVTDLFEEAVHVQT; this is encoded by the coding sequence ATGCCACGGCCAGAAGTTCTAGATAGGATAAAGGAGGCCGAGCAGGAGGCCGACGAGATCGTCGCCGAGGCCGAGGAGGACCGGGACGAACGACTCGCCGAGGCCCGCGAACGGGCCGAGGAGATACGCGAACAGGCTCGCGAAGAGGCCGAATCCGACGCGGACGCCCGTCTCGAAGCGGCTCGAAAGGAGATCGAAGAGGAGCGAGCGGAACTCATCGCCGAGGGTGAGAACGCCCGCGAGGAACTCGAAGCGGAGGCCGCTGGGCGGGAGGACGAGGTGGTCGAATACGTCACAGACCTCTTCGAGGAGGCGGTACATGTTCAGACCTGA
- a CDS encoding V-type ATP synthase subunit I, which yields MFRPEKMCRVSVTGSKRVMEEVIESVHDLSMLHVTEYDGSWEGFEPGNPVDGADEASDQLVTVRSLESILDIDEEDAGPKRLVTDDALEEDLEEVRTKVNELDDRRGDVRDDLRDVEERISTMEPFVTLGIDLDLLRGYETLSVAVGEGDADEVKVALADSDVDTFQVFDEDSVVAVFARTDESELQDALVGATFSQLQIPEGDGEPSEYLEELHHRQQQLESKLATVEDELGDLRLDYGGFLLAAEEKLTIEVQKAEAPLTFATTENAFIAEGWIPDERYAAFESAIESDVSEAVDVEKLEVAEYDDGHAHAREEIEHEGGGGGDATVGQTVTAPEAEEEEEGQQQEVAADGGLVTMDDDEPPVIQDNAAPARPFEALVEVVNRPKYGEFDPTVAFFLTFPAFYGFMIGDLGYGILYFLAGYGLYSKMDGDVMKSLGGVAMWAGGFTMLFGVLYGEFFGLHQLGEIVWGGNPPMHKGLQPVYGNYAIAWLTISLLVGMVHLAVGWIFDFVENLEHGLWDALTESGSWLLMLFGLWAWVFSGANGAAPNFLYTAEEGIFAGHPFAFGFAGLPPVNLFTIPVLDAPFSAWLVLFFAGLVLLALADLIEVVEFLNVLVNVLSYTRLAAVLLAKAGMAFVVNLLFFGVYVVETDHGAEWHFGIGHSPAHMLEQGTYHGHEVTSVMFPGLMHSGVAALVGGLLVLVLGHLLVLILGVTSAGLQGVRLEYVEFFGKFFEGGGKKYNPFGYERTYSNDD from the coding sequence ATGTTCAGACCTGAGAAGATGTGTCGCGTCTCGGTGACGGGATCGAAGCGCGTCATGGAGGAGGTCATCGAGTCGGTCCACGACCTCAGCATGCTCCACGTCACCGAGTACGACGGGTCCTGGGAGGGGTTCGAACCCGGCAACCCCGTCGACGGGGCCGACGAGGCCTCCGATCAGCTCGTGACGGTCCGCTCGCTCGAGTCCATCCTCGACATCGACGAGGAGGACGCCGGACCGAAGCGGCTCGTCACCGACGACGCGCTCGAAGAGGACCTGGAGGAGGTCCGAACGAAGGTCAACGAACTCGACGACCGACGCGGCGACGTCCGCGACGACCTCCGTGACGTCGAAGAGCGCATCAGCACGATGGAGCCGTTCGTCACGCTGGGCATCGACCTGGACCTGCTCCGTGGCTACGAGACGCTCTCCGTCGCCGTCGGTGAGGGCGACGCGGACGAGGTGAAGGTCGCCTTGGCCGACAGCGACGTCGATACCTTCCAAGTGTTCGACGAGGACAGCGTCGTCGCCGTCTTCGCCCGGACCGACGAGAGCGAACTGCAGGACGCGCTGGTCGGTGCGACCTTCTCACAGCTGCAGATCCCCGAGGGCGACGGCGAACCGTCGGAGTACTTAGAGGAACTCCACCACCGGCAACAGCAACTCGAATCCAAGCTCGCGACCGTCGAGGACGAGCTCGGCGACCTGCGACTGGACTACGGCGGGTTCCTGCTGGCGGCCGAGGAGAAGCTCACCATCGAGGTCCAGAAGGCCGAAGCGCCGCTGACCTTCGCCACGACGGAGAACGCCTTCATCGCCGAGGGGTGGATCCCCGACGAGCGCTACGCGGCGTTCGAGAGCGCGATCGAGTCCGACGTGAGCGAGGCCGTGGACGTCGAGAAGCTCGAAGTCGCCGAGTACGACGACGGTCACGCCCACGCTCGCGAGGAGATCGAACACGAGGGCGGCGGTGGCGGCGACGCGACGGTGGGCCAGACCGTGACGGCCCCCGAAGCCGAAGAAGAGGAAGAGGGCCAACAGCAGGAAGTCGCCGCCGACGGCGGCCTCGTCACGATGGACGACGACGAGCCGCCGGTGATTCAGGACAACGCGGCTCCCGCTCGCCCGTTCGAGGCGCTCGTCGAGGTCGTCAACCGCCCGAAGTACGGGGAGTTCGACCCGACGGTCGCGTTCTTCCTGACGTTCCCGGCGTTCTACGGGTTCATGATCGGCGACCTCGGCTACGGGATCCTGTACTTCCTCGCGGGGTACGGGCTCTACTCGAAGATGGACGGCGACGTGATGAAGAGCCTCGGCGGCGTCGCGATGTGGGCCGGCGGGTTCACGATGCTGTTCGGCGTCCTCTACGGCGAGTTCTTCGGTCTCCACCAGCTCGGTGAGATAGTGTGGGGCGGCAACCCGCCGATGCACAAGGGCCTCCAGCCCGTCTACGGGAACTACGCCATCGCGTGGCTGACGATCAGCCTGCTCGTCGGCATGGTTCACCTCGCCGTCGGCTGGATCTTCGACTTCGTCGAGAACCTGGAGCACGGCCTCTGGGACGCGCTCACCGAGAGCGGCTCGTGGCTCCTGATGCTGTTCGGTCTCTGGGCGTGGGTCTTCTCCGGCGCCAACGGTGCCGCACCGAACTTCCTCTACACCGCGGAGGAGGGCATCTTCGCCGGTCATCCGTTCGCGTTCGGCTTCGCCGGTCTCCCGCCCGTCAACCTGTTCACCATCCCGGTGCTCGATGCGCCGTTCTCGGCGTGGCTGGTCCTGTTCTTCGCGGGCCTCGTCCTGCTCGCGCTCGCCGACCTCATCGAGGTCGTCGAGTTCCTCAACGTGCTCGTGAACGTCCTCTCGTACACCCGACTGGCCGCGGTGCTGCTGGCCAAGGCAGGGATGGCCTTCGTGGTCAACCTGCTGTTCTTCGGCGTGTACGTCGTCGAGACGGACCACGGCGCGGAGTGGCACTTCGGGATCGGCCACTCGCCGGCACACATGCTCGAACAGGGGACCTACCACGGTCACGAGGTCACGAGCGTGATGTTCCCCGGTCTGATGCACTCGGGCGTCGCCGCGCTCGTCGGCGGGCTCCTCGTCCTCGTACTGGGGCACCTGCTCGTCCTCATCCTCGGGGTCACGAGCGCCGGCCTGCAGGGCGTGCGTCTCGAGTACGTCGAGTTCTTCGGGAAGTTCTTCGAGGGCGGCGGCAAGAAGTACAACCCGTTCGGTTACGAGCGGACCTACAGCAACGACGACTGA
- a CDS encoding F0F1 ATP synthase subunit C, which produces MIESIPLVVNAVLQEGTTGAAPAIPASAAAALAVGLAALGSGYAERGIGAAAVGAIAEDDGMFGRGLILTVLPETLVILALVVVFVV; this is translated from the coding sequence ATGATTGAGAGCATCCCACTCGTTGTCAACGCTGTACTGCAGGAAGGTACCACTGGCGCCGCCCCGGCGATCCCGGCTTCCGCCGCCGCCGCCCTCGCCGTCGGGCTGGCCGCACTCGGTTCGGGGTACGCGGAGCGCGGTATCGGTGCCGCCGCGGTCGGCGCCATCGCGGAGGACGACGGCATGTTCGGTCGTGGCCTCATCCTGACGGTCCTGCCGGAGACACTCGTCATCCTCGCGCTGGTCGTCGTCTTCGTCGTCTAA